A genomic segment from Syntrophotalea acetylenivorans encodes:
- a CDS encoding VacJ family lipoprotein, with product MRIFIISLLFLLLGGLGSVLAQDTVLNDSSAINPEPAPAVSAIAEDSQAAEDFVANDDFFGVDDDEDFTDGDLESFDINDPIEPFNRGMFWFNDKLYFYLLKPIARGYRVVPEPARQSVANFFSNLGTPVRFVSSVLQLKFTDAGTELGRLVVNSTVGIAGLFDPAKKYLGWRKKDEDLGQTFGNYGVGSGFYIVWPLLGPSSVRDTVGMVGDYFLDPLHYAGMKPMERVALKGLEMETKLSLDKDTYEGIKRQALDPYLYIRTTYAQHREGKIKK from the coding sequence GTGCGAATCTTTATAATATCATTGTTATTTCTGCTCCTGGGCGGCTTGGGCTCTGTTTTGGCGCAGGATACAGTCCTGAACGATTCATCGGCAATCAATCCGGAGCCTGCTCCAGCAGTCAGCGCTATTGCAGAGGATTCCCAAGCGGCAGAGGATTTCGTCGCTAATGACGATTTCTTTGGGGTTGATGATGATGAAGATTTTACTGACGGTGATCTAGAATCCTTTGATATTAATGATCCCATAGAGCCCTTCAATCGCGGGATGTTCTGGTTTAACGACAAGCTTTACTTCTATCTGCTTAAGCCCATTGCCAGGGGGTATCGAGTGGTACCGGAACCGGCTCGCCAGTCCGTGGCCAATTTTTTCAGCAATCTCGGCACGCCGGTGCGTTTTGTTAGTTCGGTACTGCAGTTGAAATTTACGGATGCTGGCACCGAGTTGGGGCGTCTGGTGGTCAATTCCACGGTAGGCATCGCCGGTCTGTTCGATCCAGCCAAAAAATATCTCGGCTGGCGCAAAAAGGATGAAGATCTGGGCCAGACCTTTGGCAACTATGGGGTTGGCAGCGGTTTTTATATCGTTTGGCCGCTGCTTGGGCCTTCTTCAGTCCGGGACACGGTCGGGATGGTTGGTGACTATTTTCTCGATCCGTTGCACTATGCAGGTATGAAGCCTATGGAACGGGTTGCACTCAAAGGGCTGGAAATGGAAACCAAATTATCGTTGGACAAAGATACCTATGAGGGTATTAAGCGACAGGCGCTTGATCCTTATCTGTATATCCGTACTACCTACGCCCAGCATCGTGAGGGAAAAATCAAAAAATAG
- a CDS encoding ABC transporter ATP-binding protein, with product MDAQQKKIAIELIDVDRSFGRQQVLKKINLVVEEGTTTVIVGASGQGKSVMLKHMLGLLKPDNGQVLVYGQDLARLRKSQLKEVRKDYGVLFQNVALFDSMNIYDNVALPLRERTTASEAEIRANVEEKLALMDLAGVNEKYPAQLSGGMKKRVGLARALVMNPRIVFFDEPTTGLDVNKSNEIYRLFHKTQARLKYTAVIVSHDVPKIFKLADRVALISGGVIEGSMSPEEFQLSKNPTIRSFVLETMGPIYCSEKEERFIHEKV from the coding sequence TTGGATGCACAGCAAAAAAAAATTGCCATTGAGCTGATCGATGTTGATCGCTCCTTTGGTCGCCAGCAGGTCCTGAAAAAGATCAACCTGGTGGTGGAAGAAGGAACGACCACGGTTATCGTTGGCGCCAGCGGGCAAGGCAAAAGTGTGATGCTCAAGCACATGCTCGGCCTGCTTAAGCCCGATAATGGTCAGGTTCTGGTTTATGGTCAGGATTTGGCTCGGTTGCGCAAGTCCCAGCTCAAGGAAGTGCGCAAAGATTATGGGGTATTGTTTCAAAACGTTGCCCTGTTCGACTCCATGAATATTTATGACAATGTGGCTTTGCCGTTGCGGGAGCGCACCACCGCCAGCGAAGCGGAAATTCGGGCCAATGTGGAGGAAAAGTTGGCTCTGATGGACCTTGCGGGGGTCAACGAGAAGTATCCTGCTCAGCTCAGTGGCGGCATGAAAAAGCGTGTAGGGTTGGCGCGAGCTCTGGTTATGAATCCACGCATCGTTTTTTTTGACGAACCGACCACCGGACTCGATGTCAATAAAAGCAATGAAATCTATCGCCTGTTTCACAAGACTCAGGCGAGGCTCAAGTACACGGCTGTGATCGTGAGCCACGATGTGCCCAAGATTTTCAAGCTGGCCGATCGTGTTGCACTTATTTCAGGCGGTGTCATCGAGGGCAGTATGTCCCCGGAAGAGTTCCAGCTTTCCAAAAATCCTACCATTCGCTCCTTTGTTCTGGAAACCATGGGGCCGATCTACTGTAGTGAAAAAGAGGAGAGGTTCATTCATGAAAAAGTTTAA
- a CDS encoding MlaC/ttg2D family ABC transporter substrate-binding protein → MYVKKSLLFALTLVLLAAVSVMAAVPRPTNQLRVAVDRIIEVLRDKDLSRDQVLQEVSNLVRNKFDFWAMSQRTLGKNWRKATEEEKQQFVRLFAQLLEDTYRGRLKAYTYNDEHVEYIGERINGTRAIVDTIVVTNKEIPVSYKMRLKGEEWLVYDVIIEEVSLIANYRNSYGEIVADEGFQGLLARMEVKIKELAENSNQDQKGSGENVPKPQGNNAP, encoded by the coding sequence ATGTACGTCAAAAAATCGTTGCTGTTTGCTTTAACGCTGGTGCTGTTGGCTGCCGTAAGCGTCATGGCGGCCGTGCCGAGGCCGACGAATCAACTGCGGGTGGCTGTGGATCGCATCATCGAAGTGCTGCGTGATAAGGATCTTTCCCGTGACCAGGTCTTGCAGGAAGTTTCCAACCTGGTGCGTAATAAGTTCGACTTCTGGGCCATGTCCCAGAGAACTCTGGGCAAAAACTGGAGAAAAGCTACCGAAGAAGAAAAACAACAGTTTGTCAGACTGTTTGCCCAGTTGTTGGAAGATACCTATCGGGGACGGCTCAAGGCTTATACCTACAACGATGAGCATGTTGAATATATTGGCGAACGGATCAATGGGACGCGGGCGATAGTGGATACCATCGTGGTGACCAATAAGGAGATCCCCGTCTCATACAAAATGCGTCTCAAGGGCGAGGAATGGTTGGTCTACGATGTCATCATTGAAGAGGTCAGCCTGATTGCCAATTACCGCAATAGTTACGGCGAGATAGTGGCAGACGAAGGTTTCCAGGGTCTGCTTGCCCGGATGGAGGTCAAGATTAAGGAGTTGGCTGAAAATAGCAATCAGGACCAGAAGGGCTCTGGAGAAAATGTGCCGAAGCCCCAAGGAAATAACGCGCCATGA
- a CDS encoding MlaE family ABC transporter permease yields MGIFLFACLLNAIRPPYKLFPVIRQIHFIGYRSIFVILFTGTFTGMVLALQGYYTLRKFGSEGLLGSAVALSLLRELGPVIAALMVVGRAGSAICAEIGIMRNSEQIDALECMAIDPYKYLMAPKFVAGIISMPMLTFVFDMAGILGGYVVGVSMLGVPGGSYFQEMYRSVDWADVEMGLVKALVFGLLIIWISAAKGFFLHLERSGGFGAEGVSRTTTSAVVLSSVAILVWDYLISAILL; encoded by the coding sequence ATGGGAATTTTTCTGTTTGCCTGCCTGCTGAATGCGATTCGGCCTCCTTATAAGCTGTTCCCGGTAATACGCCAGATCCATTTTATTGGCTACCGCTCTATCTTCGTCATTCTGTTTACGGGAACCTTTACCGGAATGGTGCTGGCTTTGCAGGGGTATTATACTCTGCGGAAGTTCGGCTCCGAAGGGCTGCTCGGCTCGGCTGTAGCCTTGAGCCTGTTGCGGGAGTTGGGTCCGGTAATCGCGGCCCTGATGGTGGTTGGCCGGGCCGGTTCGGCAATATGTGCCGAAATAGGCATCATGCGGAACTCCGAACAGATTGATGCCCTTGAATGCATGGCTATCGATCCATATAAATATCTGATGGCTCCGAAGTTCGTCGCCGGTATTATTTCGATGCCGATGCTGACCTTTGTTTTCGATATGGCCGGTATTCTGGGCGGCTATGTCGTCGGCGTCAGCATGCTGGGTGTGCCGGGGGGGAGCTATTTTCAGGAAATGTACCGCAGCGTTGACTGGGCCGATGTGGAGATGGGGCTGGTCAAGGCCCTGGTTTTCGGCCTGTTGATCATTTGGATCTCGGCTGCCAAGGGTTTCTTCCTCCATTTGGAACGTTCCGGAGGGTTTGGTGCGGAAGGGGTCAGCCGCACCACGACCAGTGCCGTAGTCCTTTCCTCGGTGGCTATTCTGGTTTGGGATTACCTGATCAGTGCCATTTTGCTTTGA
- the mlaD gene encoding outer membrane lipid asymmetry maintenance protein MlaD, with protein MKKFNVEMAVGVFLVVGFACFAYLSVKLGDVNLFGNSTYQLSARFHSVSGLKEGDIVEMAGVQIGTVKTIELDPEEYEAVVHFDLRTEVRLQEDSIASIRTAGIIGSKYVDITPGGMEEYIKPGGELFETESAINLEKLVSKYIFEK; from the coding sequence ATGAAAAAGTTTAATGTTGAGATGGCGGTGGGAGTCTTCCTGGTGGTGGGTTTTGCCTGTTTCGCTTATCTCTCCGTAAAACTCGGTGATGTTAATTTATTTGGTAATTCTACCTACCAATTGAGCGCCCGCTTTCATTCTGTTTCCGGTCTGAAGGAAGGGGATATCGTGGAGATGGCGGGGGTGCAGATCGGTACGGTGAAAACCATTGAGCTCGACCCGGAGGAATATGAGGCGGTGGTGCATTTTGACCTCCGGACCGAGGTGCGTTTACAGGAAGACAGTATTGCTTCTATTCGAACTGCGGGAATCATCGGCAGCAAATATGTCGATATAACTCCGGGCGGCATGGAAGAATATATTAAGCCTGGCGGAGAACTCTTCGAAACAGAGTCGGCTATTAATCTGGAAAAGCTCGTTAGTAAGTATATATTTGAGAAGTAA
- a CDS encoding Crp/Fnr family transcriptional regulator, producing the protein MKQMGAAEGLLHDKLSFFRGLSADQMALQQAYFSVRQVVAGEELWHEGEAGEYLAFVLSGCMQLKKDTEFGGTPVVVGVFSAGAVIGELSFSRNDVRVVTAAALEDSQVAVLTRPHFEALVKDHPELGVKLLEAVLQATCKRLEKSYERLAAIF; encoded by the coding sequence ATGAAGCAGATGGGTGCTGCCGAGGGACTCTTGCATGACAAGTTGTCTTTTTTCCGCGGCTTAAGTGCGGATCAGATGGCTCTTCAGCAAGCGTATTTTTCTGTAAGGCAGGTAGTTGCGGGCGAAGAATTATGGCATGAGGGGGAGGCTGGCGAGTATCTGGCCTTTGTGCTTTCCGGCTGCATGCAATTGAAAAAAGATACCGAATTTGGCGGTACGCCGGTGGTTGTCGGGGTTTTTTCCGCCGGTGCGGTGATTGGTGAATTGTCTTTTTCCCGGAATGATGTGCGGGTGGTTACCGCTGCAGCCCTTGAAGATAGTCAAGTCGCTGTCCTGACCCGGCCGCATTTTGAAGCCTTGGTCAAGGATCATCCCGAATTGGGGGTCAAGTTGCTTGAGGCTGTGCTGCAGGCTACCTGCAAACGCCTGGAAAAATCCTACGAGCGTCTGGCGGCTATTTTTTGA